One Streptosporangium sp. NBC_01495 DNA window includes the following coding sequences:
- a CDS encoding response regulator transcription factor: MSEERIRIALADDDVLFREGVASLMSRSGFEVVGQAGDAVEILTLVRLHRPDLVILDIRMPPAHTNEGLDAARVIREEFPETGILLLSAHIEVEEAMELLATGHRVGYLLKSRVTGVDDFVETLERVVQGGSVVDPSLVRELIRTHRRDDPLELLTAREQEVLSLMAEGRSNSGIAHKLWITEGTVEKHVHSILSRMRISGTEDDHRRVLAVLTFLDAH; this comes from the coding sequence GTGAGCGAGGAGCGGATACGGATAGCGCTGGCGGACGACGACGTGCTTTTCCGCGAGGGGGTGGCGAGCCTCATGTCGCGGTCGGGCTTCGAGGTCGTCGGCCAGGCCGGAGACGCGGTGGAGATCCTCACCCTCGTCCGGCTGCACCGGCCCGATCTCGTCATCCTCGACATCCGGATGCCCCCCGCCCACACCAACGAGGGTCTCGACGCGGCGCGGGTGATCCGCGAGGAGTTCCCGGAGACGGGGATTCTCCTGCTGTCGGCGCACATCGAGGTGGAGGAGGCGATGGAACTGCTCGCCACGGGGCACCGGGTCGGTTACCTGCTCAAGAGCCGGGTGACCGGTGTGGACGACTTCGTGGAGACGCTTGAGCGCGTCGTCCAGGGCGGCTCGGTCGTCGATCCGAGTCTCGTGCGGGAACTCATCAGGACCCACCGCAGGGACGATCCGCTGGAGCTTCTCACCGCGCGTGAGCAGGAGGTGCTGTCCCTGATGGCCGAGGGACGCTCCAACTCCGGCATAGCGCACAAACTCTGGATCACCGAGGGGACGGTCGAGAAGCACGTGCACAGCATCCTGTCCAGGATGCGGATATCGGGGACGGAGGACGACCATCGCCGCGTTCTCGCCGTACTGACCTTTCTCGACGCCCACTGA